The genomic window TCAGATCAGATCACTTTTAAAGAGTTTCTAGAGCAAATAAGTCAAACCATTTACGATAGTATGCCTCACCATGAAGTACCTTTTAATGAAGTGGTAAAAAGCGTATTAAAAAATAGATCAGGAAAAAACCCAGTAGATAATCCTTTGTATAATGTTTCTTTTGTAGTCAATAATTTTGATTTGTCAGGATTATTGGAGACCCAATCAGATTGGGTTTTTGAAGGAGTAAATTTAGGTATAGAAGGCGTTGCTGTAGATGACTTAAATATGATTCTTATAAGACATCAACAAAGATTACGAGGATCAGTAAATTATAACGCAGATGTGTTTAAGCAAAACACTATACAAGAATTAATTAAGCTTTATAAGTATATCATAAATGCTATTATAGAAAACTCAAATCAATACATTGGCCATGCTAGGCTACTTAAGGAAAAAGACCAACAGCAGTTGATTAGTTTTAATAGTAAAGAAAAAGAATATCCTGAAGACTCTTCTGTGATAGCACTTTTTGACCAACAAGCAGAACGTACACCTGCAGCCATAGCAATACAGTGTAATTCTAATAAGCTTACGTATGCAGATGTGCAAGATAAATCCATTCAACTACAACAATACTTGCAAGATCAACTGGGGATTAAACCAAAGGATAGAATAGGAATTGTAATGGAGCGATCAGAATGGACGATTATAACTATACTTGGAGTCTTAAGAAGTGGAGCAACATATGTGCCTATTGATGTTTCTTATCCTTATGTAAGAAAGGTATTTATAATAGAGGATACAGAGGTAAAATGTTTGATTACTGATGCGTCACAATTAGATGTTTTTAAAGAATTAAAGATACCAGTAATTGAAATAACAAATTATCAAGATATTTTTAATGTAGAAATAAAAAAGGATAAGAAGAAAATGCAATTTATCCATGCAAATACTCCTGCCTATATTATGTATACATCTGGATCTACCGGAGATCCAAAAGGGGTAGTCATCAATCATAGAGCGATTGTAAGTTTGATTTTCAACCATAGTTTCAACTTTTTAGGAACAGATACTGTAATGTATCAATATGCACCTTTTACATTTGATGCATCTACTTTTGAAATATGGGGAGCATTGCTTAAAGGTGGTATATTGGTTATAAGCACACCAACATATAAATCTAGCGAAGCACTATCTGATGATATTATCAAAAATGAGATTAATACACTTTGGCTTACAGCATCATTATTTCATCTTGCCGTAAAATCAACTCCGCAGTTATTTAAAAAATTAAAATATATCCTAGCAGGAGGAGAATCGATACATTCAGATAAAGTACAAATGATTCTAAATCAAAATAAACAACTTACATTCATAAATGGATATGGACCTACAGAGTCTACTACATTTACAGTAGTTAATAAAATAGATACTTCAGAAAATGTTCATCATCAAAAAGAGATTATCGGTAAACCAATAGATCATAGACAGGTATATATAGGAAGTGTACAGAATGAAGAAATTAATTTAAAACCAATTGGCGTTACTGGAGAATTATTAATAGGTGGTGATGGGCTTGCAGTTGAATATCTGAATGATACTTTAAAAACGAAAGAAAAATTTATAAATAACCCATTTGTTACCGAAGAATCTAAAATATACCGAACAGGAGATTTAGCAAGATGGTTACCAAATGGTACAATAGAATTTATCGGAAGACAAGATGATCAGGTAAAAATAAGAGGGTATAGAATTGAAATAGGAGAGATAGAAAGTTTAATTTGCAAGTGTGATGATGTAACACATTGTGTGGTAACTACAGAAGATGACCCTAGTGGTTCGAAGAGGTTGGTGGCTCATGTGGTATGTGAAGATGTATTTAATTATAAACGCATTAGAAATCAAATAGCAGCTATAGTGCCTGATTATATGATACCATCTTTAATCAAAAAATTAGATGCATTACCGATAAATCACAATGGCAAGGCAGATAAAGAATCTGTTCAACAAGAACAACCATTGCCAGAGATTGTTAAAGAAGAAATATCCTCCCTTCAATTATGTAAACTCTCCAGTACAAAAATCTCTAAAATTTGGAGCAAAGCCTTGGATTTGGAAACGGTAGGGTTAGACGAAGATTTTTTTGAATTGGGCGGTCATTCATTGCTGGCAAATCAAATTTTAACAGCAATTCATGAAACCTATGGCGTAGAAATTTCTTTGAGCGATTTGTTTAGGGAACATACTGTACGAAAACTTACTAAGTATATACAATCGATAGTGCCTTATAGAGGAGAGTCTTTCGTTTCTGACAATGAAGAACAGTATGCAGAGATTTCTAAAATTTGGAGCAAAGCCTTGGATTTGGAAACGGTAGGGTTAGACGAAGATTTTTTTGAATTAGGCGGTCATTCATTACTGGCAAATCAAATTCTAACAGCAATTCATGAAACCTATGGCGTAGAAATTTCTTTGAGCGATTTGTTTAGGGAGCATACAATACGAAAACTTACTAAGTATATACAATCGATAGTGCCTTATAGAGGAGAGTCTTTCGTTTCTGACAATGAAGAACAGTATGCAGAGATTTCTAAAATTTGGAGCAAAGCCTTGGATTTAGAAGTGGTAGGGTTGGACGAAGATTTTTTTGAATTAGGCGGTCACTCATTACTGGCAAATCAAATTTTAACAGCAATTCATGAAACCTATGGCGTAGAAATTTCTTTGAGCGATTTGTTTAGGGAGCATACAGTGCGAAAACTTAGCAAATTTATAGCAACCAGAAAAAAGAAGCTATGCCTATAGATACTACACTAAGTATTTAAATGATAGATAATAATAATTATTGACCTGTTTATAGTAGATTAATTTTAATACAAGATTATGGTTCAAAAGATGAAAAATAATAAATATATAGATATACTACCTGTTCCATTATCATATTCACAAGAAGGTTTGTGGATTGTTGATAAAGCTATGGGAAGCCTGAATTATCATATTCCGTTGTTATATAAACTCAATCAGGCAATTGATTTAGAAGTTTTGAAATTAACATTTCAAACAATTTTGAAAAGGCATCAAGTTTTACGAACAGTATTTAAACAAAATGAGATAGGAGATGTTTCACAAGAAATATTGACTATAGAAAACTGGAAAATTGATTATGAAGCTGAATATGAAATAAGGAATACAAGCGAACTACAAACCTATGTTGAGAAACTAAACGCTATTCCTTTTGATCTTGAAAAAGATTATATGCTAAGAGTTCATTTTCTTAAAAAACGTGATAATGAATATTTCTTAATTTTAATTTTTCATCATATCGCATTTGATGGGTGGTCTTCATCACTATTCTTAGAAGAGTTACAAAAAATTTATAACCTGAAAATAAGCGAGAATCAAAACAATTTGTTAGAAGTCACATATCAGTATACAGATTATGCGATGAGTCAGAGAAGTGAAGAAAAAGAAACTGTTTTTGAAGATAAATTAACATTTTGGAAAAGTTTTTTAGAAGGGCATACTCCGTTAAACTTTCCTACTGATTTCCCGAGACCTAATGTACAAAGTTATAAGGGAAAAACTTACATTTTTGAGTTACCGAAAGAGTATAAAGAGTCGCTTAAAAATATATCAAAAGAATATCGGGCAACACCTTTTATGATACTGTTTGGGGTTTATAATATATTACTATATAAATATACAGGACAAACTGATATAATAGTGGGTAGCCCTACTGCAAACCGTATGAACCCTCAAGATCAACGGCTGATTGGGTGCTTTGTCAATCCACTTGCATTAAGAACAACTTTTTCAAATACTATAACTGTTAAAGATTTATTAGAGACGGTAAAGATGAATTTTATGAATGTATACGAACATCAAGATTTACCTTTCGAAAAAATAGTTAAAGCACTTGTAACAGAACATGATAGAAGTAGGTCACCACTGTTTCAGGTAATGTTTATTATGCAAAGTAATAAATCAGTAGCATCGGTAAAACTAGGCGATGTAGACCTTTACGAAATTGCTTATGAAGGGAATACTTCTAAGTATGATATGACTTTTAGCATTACAGATAAAGAAGAAACGCTAGAAGTCTTAATAGAATATTGTGATGATCTTTTTTTATCAAAAACTATAGAACAAATAGCAAATCATTATAAAAAGCTAGTCGGAGAAGTATTAGAGAAACCAAATAGTCGTATTGATGAATTAGAAATGTTATTAGATGAAGAACAAGATGAATTACTTGTAACACTTAATGACGGAGATGTCAATTATCCTTTCGAAAATTTTGTTCTGGATCAATTTAAAAAAGTGAGTAATGATAACGCAATAAAAACAGCTTTAGTCTGTGAGGACAAAGAAATGACGTATCACGAATTGGACAAAAAATCTAATCAATTGGCGGTTGTTTTAATTGAAAATGGAATCGATACAGGCGATAAAATAGGACTTTGTACAGATCGCTCATTTGATGTTATAATCGGAATTTTAGCAATATGGAAAGCTAATGCTTGCTATGTGCCGATAGATCCATTATATCCATTAGAACGAATTAATTATATAGTGAAAGATGCTAACATTAAAAATATAGTTTATAGTAGTACTATTACAGTACATCAAAAATTAGAAAAACCTAACAGTATATACATTACAGAAGCTTTATTTCAAAAAGAATCTTCAATACAATTAAAAAAACGAACCATAACTAGTGATCAGTTAGCCTATATTATTTATACATCTGGATCGACAGGAAAGCCTAAAGGAGTTATGATTACTCATGGTAATCTGAATGCCTTTGTAGGGTGGTGTAAAGAAGAATTTAAAAATGATTCTTTCGAAATAGTATATGCTGTTACATCAGTATGCTTTGATTTATCAATTTTTGAGATGACATATCCATTATGTGTAGGTAAGAAAATTAGAATACTACCCAATGGATTGAGTATTTCTACATACATAAAAACTGACAAAAATATTCTACTAAACACTGTACCAAGTGTTATTGCAAATCTTCAGGATAACAATATTGATTTTGGCAATGTAAACCAGATCAATATGGCTGGAGAAACAATACCTCAAAAAGTTATTGACCGTATAGATTTTAACAAAATTATAGCTCGTAATTTATATGGACCTTCGGAAGATACTACCTACAGTACTTGCTATCGGTTACACCATGGCTCAAAATCACTTATAGGTAAGCCTATTAGTAATACACAAGTATATGTGCTTGATGATACCTTAACCTTATTACCAAAAGGAATAATAGGAGAATTATATTTGGGGGGAGATGGAGTAGCGCTAGGGTATTTGAATAGGGAAAAATTAACAAAAGAGAAATTTGTTTTAAATCCTTTTGAGACAGGTACATCTAATAAAATTTATAAAACGGGAGACCTAGTTAGATGGCTTCCAGATGGTAATTTAGAATTTATAGGAAGAAAAGATACTCAGATAAAAATGCGAGGTTTTAGAATTGAATTGGGAGAAATAGAAACGATACTATCTCAGGTTGATGGGGTAAAACAATGCGTAGTTATTGTCTCTCAAAATGATTTTGAAGATAAGCAATTAATAGCATATGTAGTTCCTGAAAAAGAAGAATGGGAAATTGAAGCAACACACCATTTACGATTAAAACTCCCAAAATATATGATCCCTAATATCTGGTTAGAATTAGAAATAATGCCATTAAATACTAATGGAAAAGTTGATAAAAATAAACTTCCAGTACCCCAAAAAGACATAAAGCTAGAAGAAAGATATATAGCTCCTTCAACCTCCGTTGAGAAAGAACTAGTACATATATGGAAAAAAGTATTGGGAATACAAAAAATAGGAGTTCACGAACAACTTATAGAACTTGGTGGTCACTCTCTTGTGGCAGCCAAACTAGTCATTTTGATTAATAATACATTTCTATCAACGATTACAGTAGGTACATTGTTAGAATTACAAACGATCTCAATGATAGGTAAATATCTTCAAAACACGATGGATCCGTCAGATCATTACCCAGAAGGCTTGTATGAAGTACTTGATATTTAATATATAATAGTTGTCAATTTCTTAAAACCAAATTTCACATAAAAGATTATGAATGTACTTAATAAGACTTTAGATATTCTAGATAGAGTAAAACAGTATGGAGCAAGTATTTTTCTTCAAGATGGAATCTTAAAAATCAAAAAAGAAATAGGTAAAAAACTGCCCAAAGCTATTATTGAAGAAATTAAAGAAAATAAAGAAGATATTATCTTGTTTCTACAAAAGTATAAGGTAACTTCTAATCTGCGTAATGTAGACGAACGTATTGTCAAACAAGAGAGTGCAACTAGTACTCTTTCTTATAATCAGGAACAGCTATGGTTCATTGATGAACTACAAGGAAGTGCCCATTTTAATATGCCTATTTTATGTAAAATTAAAGGTACCATAGATAAGGACAAATTAGAAATGGCTATTAAAGATGTTTTAGATCGACATCAGATTTTAAGAACTATAATAAAAGGAGATTCACATAACATTCTTCAGAGTATCTTGTTAACAAATCATTGGAATCTTATATATTCTGAAATTATTGATGATAATCAGAAGTCTATTACAGTAGCAAATAATATAAAGCAAACCATAGAAAAACCGTTTGATTTATCTAACGATTATCTGCTTCGTGCACACTTGATCAAAGAAGGAGAAGAGCAGTATGTGTTGGTTATTGTAGTTCATCATATCGCTATTGATGGTCAATCAATTGAAATACTATATAATGAAATAGTAGCATGTTATAATAATCATTTAAAAGAGAAAAAAAATTCTTTGCCTAAATTGGATATTCAATATAGTGATTTTGCAATATGGGAAAAAGAATATTTTTCTAATCAAGAAAATAAACAAAAAGCACTCGAGTATTGGAAAGAACAGCTTATAGAATATACTAATCTACAACTTCCTCTTAATAAAAAAAGGCCTGCTATTCAAAGCTCAAAAGGGGCAGTAATATCTCTTAATATTAATAACGATATTTCTAATCAGATATATGAATATGCTTCGCAAGAAGGAGTAACTCCATACATCTTTTTATTAGCAGTGTTTAAAGTATTAATGGCAAAATATTCAGGACAAAATGATATAGTAATTGGCAGTCCTTTTGCAAATAGAGGAAAAGAGCAGTTACAAGGTTTGATAGGTTGTTTTACCAATACATTGCCAATACGATCCATATTAACGCCTAACATTTCTTTTAATAAATTTTTGAAAGAAGTTAAATCTCAAATGTTACAGGCATATGACTATCAGAATACTCCTTTTTCTTTGATTGTCAAAGAAATGATAGAAGATAGGGATCTAAGTAGAACACCTATATTTCAGACATTATTTACATATGAACCTAAAAAAGAAATTGTAAATACCAAAATAGGAACTGCAGATATTTTTCTTGAGGATATAGGGTATAATGTGTCTAAATATGACCTAGCTGCTAAATTTCTCGAAAAGGAAAACGAACTTATTTTAAGTTTGGAATATTGCAAAGATCTGTTCGAAGCATCTTTTATTAAGTCTATGGCTAGGCATTATAAAGAATTAATAGTGTCAACCATTAAAGATGATAGCATACTGTTAGAAGCATTGCAAATGTTGCATGAAGATGAGAAGGCAGTTATACTAAAAGAATTTTCCAACAATGACATAAGCTATCAATTATCAGAAAAGACATTTTTAGATAAATTTAGAACACAATCAAAAGATAAGGGATCAAATATTTCATTGATTTTTGACGATAGAGCACTTACTTATGAGGAGTTAGATTTGATTTCTAATCAATTTGCCAATCAACTACGATCATATAAAATTGGTAAAGGAGATTTTATTCCTATTTGTGTCAATCGTTCGATCGAAATGATTGTGGCGATCTTTGGGGTCTTAAAATCGGGAGCAGCATACGTTCCTGTTGACCCTAATGTACCCTTAAAAAGATTAAGTTTTATCCTTTCAGATATGAACGCTTCTGTTTGTGTTATTCAAAAAGAAGTTGAAAAATTAGTCTTTAATGGAGATACGAATGTTGAGTGTATATACATAGAAGATTTTTCTAAAAACCTTAAGAATTTTCCAAATCATAAAGTAGAAGAATCAATTACTCCAGAACAAACAGCATATATGATATATACATCTGGAAGTACTGGAATACCAAAAGGAGTAGAAATTAGTCATTCTTCATTATATATATATCTAAAATGTATGTCAGAAAAATATCAACTATTAGAAGTTGATAGACTACTTTTTAAAACTAACTTTACATTTGATGTATCTATATACGAACTATTTGGTTGGGTCTTTACGGGTTCGGGGGTAGTGATTTATCCTTCTCAATTACATAGAGAAGTAGAAAAGATGATTAACTATGCAAAAAAGTATGCGGTTACTCTGCTTCAGATGGTTCCATCTTTATTTGCTGTATTTATTGAGGTACTTGATAGAGAAAAAATTGAATTACCACATCTAAAACATATTTTATTAGCAGGGGAAGCATTATCTCCTTCATTGGTAAAAAAGTATGAAAAACTAGAATTAAATGCAAAGTTAGTCAATATTTATGGTCCTACAGAGGCTACTGTATACAGTAGTCAATATGAACTTAACCTGAGTAAATCAGACGTAAGTTATGTTCCTATAGGACGGCCGTTAAGAAATGTATCGTTATATATTGTTGATAAAAATTTATCCTTATTGCCTGTTGGAATAATCGGGGAATTATGTATTTCTGGTCCACAGGTTGCTAAAGGATATTGGAACAGAAGTGAATTAACAAAAGAAAAGTTTATTACAAATCCATTTATAGATATACCTAATCAAAAAATGTTTAGAACAGGAGATTTGGTACGATGGCTTCCTGATGGTAATATACAATTTATCGGAAGAAAAGATTACCAAGTAAAGATAAGAGGATATCGTATAGAGCTTGAAGAAGTAGAAACTCATTTAGAACAACTTTCTTGGATAGATAAAGCTGTTGCTTTGGCTATACCATTGGAAAATGGAACTAATAAATTATTGGCATATGTTCAAAGTAAAGAGAAAATAGATATTGTAAAAACTAAGAACTCTTTATATGAGGTGTTGCCAGAATATATGATTCCTGAATTCTTTGAAGAAATACAGGAATATCCTTTGTCTTCAAATGGTAAAATAGATCGAAAATCACTTACCAAGATAAATACGTCTTTTACTAATGACAGAGAATATATAGCTCCAAGAACAGCGCAGGAAAAACAACTGTTAGAAATCTGGCAAGAAATTTTAATGATAGATACGATTAGTGTTAAGGATAATTTTTTTGCTTTAGGAGGGGATTCTATTATGGCAATCCAGATGGTTAGTAGAGCCAAAGAATATGGAATCTTTTTTATGGTAAAAGATGTATTGAGATATAGAACTATAGAGAGGATACTTCTAATTGCAAAAGAAGAAAATAAAGTTCTGACAGAGCAAGGAAAACTAGAGGGAGAATTTTCTTTAACACCGATACAGCATCTTTTCTTTAATCAACAAGGCGGAAGTAATCATTACAATCAATCGATGTTGTTGGAGGTGGATAGAAAAATTTCATTTGATGTAATGAAAAAAGTAGTAGCCATACTCATAAATAAACATGACTCATTACGGCTATCGTTTAATCTTAAAAAGAAACAAGGATGGTCTCAAAACTATATAAAAGATAAAGAAGCAATACTGTTTAAAGAAAGATGTAATTCTAAAAAAGAACTTTCTATAGTTTGTCAAAAATATCAAGAGAACTTAGATATTACTCAAGGAGAAATAGCAAAATTTGTTTGGATATCTATGCCAAATCATCTAAAAAATGATTTTTTATTTATTGTAGTACATCATCTAGGTATAGATGGGGTTTCTTGGAGAATATTGTTTGAAAATATGATCGATAGTTTTAAAATAATTAATATAGAAAAAAAGAATTTAGATGATGCTATAAAGCAAACCTCCTTTAGACAATGGACTAATCGATTAATAGAGTATGCAGATGCACAGAAACTAAAAGCAGAATATGATTATTGGATAAAAACTTTGTCTAATGTCTCAGCAATGCCTAAGGATTTTACAGAAACCGAAATAAAAACGTATAAGAATAAAATAGATTACAAATTTGGTTTTAGTAAAAAAGAAACGAAAGAGCTTTTGGGAAAAGCTAACTTGGCTTATGGCACCAGAATAAACGATATTCTTCTTAGTGCATTGACTTTAACACTTACTACTTGGTCCAATACACCTAAAGTAGTAATAGGTTTAGAAGGACATGGTAGAGAAGAACTTTTTGATGATATTGATGTTACAAAGACTACAGGATGGTTTACGTCATTATATCCAGTTACACTATCGGTACCTGATGACTCTAATAATCTCGAATTACTTATTGCCAATACAAAAGATATGATTCGAAACATCCCAAATCAAGGAATTGGCTATGGGATACTTCGATATTTATCTGATGATCAAAAGGTTAAGTTAAATCTAGACATAGACTTCTCTTCTATTATTTTTAACTACCTAGGTGATTTTGATACTTCCCTAGATAATCAGAATATGATAAAAATATCTCTTGAAGAAAGAGGTGAAGATATAGGGGTATACAATAAAAACCCCTACAGTATTACGATTACAAGCTTGATTCTTGAACAAAAATTAAATTTTATTTGGAGTTTTGATAGTTCTGTATACAATAAAGAGACAAGTGAGTTTTTAATAAAATCTTTTAGTCAAAACCTAAAAAAAATAATAGTTCATTGCTGTAGTCGTCAACCTGTCAAAACACCTTCTGATTTTGGATTGCCTACTAGTATTTCTTTTAAATCTGTACAAAATTTTATAAATGAGGATTTTCATTGCGATCAAGTAGTGGATATATATGAGCTTAGTTACCTCCAAAAAGGAATGTTATTTCATAATTTATTGGATAATAATATGGGTGATTATATTATCCAAACAAAATTAGATTTTATACATGGCGTAGATGTAAATATTCTTGAAAAAAGTTGGGAAAAGATAATCAAACAGCATAGTGTATTAAGAACAGGAGTGTTTTCTGATTATTTTGATATACCCGTTCAATGTGTATATGCAAATATTAAAACCCCTTTAAAAGAAGTCTATTATAATGAGTTGCCGGAAGGAGATGATAAGATTGAAGCATTTATTTTACATGATCGATCTCTAGGATTTAATCTTAAAAACCCACCACTGTTTAGAATGTCACTTCTACATCATGAAAACAGAGGATGTACTTTATTGATAACATATCATCATATTATTTTGGATGGTTGGTCCTTTTCCTTATTACTGAACTTATTTATGGATCAGTATCAAAGCCTTAAGAATAATGAGTTTTTGATAGAGAAAAGAGAAGATGAATATGTAGACCTGATCAATCAGCACAAAAGCAAAGATATTTATGAATTAAAGACATATTGGAAAAAGTATTTATCTCCAATTTCCTCTCCTTGTTACCTTCCATTTATAAAAAATACTGCCAAAAGAAATAGAGTCTTTGGGAATAGAGTACATTTAATTACTCTTGATGAAGCATTAACAGTACGAATCAAAGATTTTGTAAAAAACAACTCCTTTACTATAAGTACATTTTTACAAGGAGCTTGGTCTTTTTTGTTGAGCCAATATACACATCAGGAATCTGTAGTTTTTGGGGTAACAATTTCAGGAAGAAATACGCTATTAGATAGAATAGAAGAGCGTGTAGGCTTATATATTAATACGATTCCTGTTGTAACGATTATTAGCCCAGAGAGGAACATTATAGAATGGCTTGAAGAATTGCAAATAGAGCATGCAAAAGGCCGTGAGGAGTTTGGATATATGTCATTGAGTGATATCCAATCATGTTCTTCCGTTCAAGGAGTATTATTTGATAATATTATAGTTTTTGAAAATTATCCATTAGAAGTTCTAGCATCTCATAAATTTAACGAACTTGATATTGCCAATATTGAAGGGAGAGGATATGGTAATTTTGCACTTAGTTTATCGGTATCAATTCTAGATAATTCATTTAAAATAGGATTTACATATAATGAAGAATTATTGGATCAAGCTATTATAGAGAGGATTTGTAAACATTTTGTATGTGTTTTTAATAATATGCTTTCAACAAGTAAAACTCTAGGAGAGTTATCTTATCTTCCAGAGTCTGAATACCATCAATTACTTTCATTTAACAAGACTTTTTTTGATTATGATCGCGGATGTAGTTTGATAGATAGTTTTTATGATATGGTTGTTTTATATTCTTCAAAGACCGCTTTGGTATTTAATGAAGAATCGATGACCTACCAGGAGTTATACGATCGTTCTAATCAACTGGCACATTGTCTTAAGTCCAAAGGAGCAAATCCTGGTGATAGGATAGGTTTGTTATCGTATCGAGGTTTGGATATGTTGGTAAGCATTTTTGGAATTCTACAGACTGGCTGTGTGTACGTTCCTTTGCATGCTGAATATCCTTCACAGCGATTATCCTATATTTTAGAAGATGCTGGAGTTAAGCAATTGGTGTGTACCGATATGGATTTATTATCAGCAAAAGGGATATCAGGACTTTATGATATAGTTTCTTTTTCTGATCTATCAGAGTGCCCAGATACTCCTATCGATGTTCTATTATGTCATGATTCTTTGGCATATTTGATGTACACTTCTGGTAGTACAGGTGTTCCTAAGGGCGTTAAGGTGACCCATGGTAATATTCAGAAGTTGGTAAATGATCAAGGCGCAATAGGGGTGAGATCATCAGATGTTGTCTTGCAGTGGTCAAACTATGCTTTTGATGGTTCAGTTTATGAGATTTTCAGTTGTTTATTAAGCGGAGCTACGTTGCATTTGATAAATAAGGAAGAAGCTTCGAGTGCTATTGCTGTATCAAAGCTTTTGGTTGAGCGTTCTATTAGTGTTTGTTTTTTGACCACGGCTTTGTTTAATGCATTGGTCGATTATGATGTATCAAGTTTGTCTGGAGTTCGCAGAGTATTGTTTGGAGGGGAGTTGGTGTCACCGAGTCATGTATCTCGTGCTCTCGAAGTTATGGTTCCAGGTAATTTGGTTCATGTTTATGGTCCAACAGAAACGGTTGTTTATGCTACGAGTCATCAGATTTATGCTATAGAAGGGGATTGTGTTCCTATTGGTTCCCCATTGAGCAATACACAGATTTATATCGTTAATGATAATTTTCAGTTATGTGGATTAGGAGTTAGCGGAGAGATTTGTATAGGTGGTGAAGGTGTTTCTAAGGGGTATTT from Aquimarina sp. ERC-38 includes these protein-coding regions:
- a CDS encoding non-ribosomal peptide synthetase, which translates into the protein MKNNKYIDILPVPLSYSQEGLWIVDKAMGSLNYHIPLLYKLNQAIDLEVLKLTFQTILKRHQVLRTVFKQNEIGDVSQEILTIENWKIDYEAEYEIRNTSELQTYVEKLNAIPFDLEKDYMLRVHFLKKRDNEYFLILIFHHIAFDGWSSSLFLEELQKIYNLKISENQNNLLEVTYQYTDYAMSQRSEEKETVFEDKLTFWKSFLEGHTPLNFPTDFPRPNVQSYKGKTYIFELPKEYKESLKNISKEYRATPFMILFGVYNILLYKYTGQTDIIVGSPTANRMNPQDQRLIGCFVNPLALRTTFSNTITVKDLLETVKMNFMNVYEHQDLPFEKIVKALVTEHDRSRSPLFQVMFIMQSNKSVASVKLGDVDLYEIAYEGNTSKYDMTFSITDKEETLEVLIEYCDDLFLSKTIEQIANHYKKLVGEVLEKPNSRIDELEMLLDEEQDELLVTLNDGDVNYPFENFVLDQFKKVSNDNAIKTALVCEDKEMTYHELDKKSNQLAVVLIENGIDTGDKIGLCTDRSFDVIIGILAIWKANACYVPIDPLYPLERINYIVKDANIKNIVYSSTITVHQKLEKPNSIYITEALFQKESSIQLKKRTITSDQLAYIIYTSGSTGKPKGVMITHGNLNAFVGWCKEEFKNDSFEIVYAVTSVCFDLSIFEMTYPLCVGKKIRILPNGLSISTYIKTDKNILLNTVPSVIANLQDNNIDFGNVNQINMAGETIPQKVIDRIDFNKIIARNLYGPSEDTTYSTCYRLHHGSKSLIGKPISNTQVYVLDDTLTLLPKGIIGELYLGGDGVALGYLNREKLTKEKFVLNPFETGTSNKIYKTGDLVRWLPDGNLEFIGRKDTQIKMRGFRIELGEIETILSQVDGVKQCVVIVSQNDFEDKQLIAYVVPEKEEWEIEATHHLRLKLPKYMIPNIWLELEIMPLNTNGKVDKNKLPVPQKDIKLEERYIAPSTSVEKELVHIWKKVLGIQKIGVHEQLIELGGHSLVAAKLVILINNTFLSTITVGTLLELQTISMIGKYLQNTMDPSDHYPEGLYEVLDI